One Clavelina lepadiformis chromosome 1, kaClaLepa1.1, whole genome shotgun sequence genomic region harbors:
- the LOC143462033 gene encoding uncharacterized protein LOC143462033 isoform X2 gives MEAARGKMRCFQLSISRAQTSDINPLLIEDVFTGRPRINLKREQKNLVSHKDKKNDELTFNWFTQPTHYFTSLASD, from the coding sequence GCTGCGCGAGGGAAGATGCGGTGTTTCCAGCTTTCGATTTCTCGTGCTCAAACGAGCGACATCAACCCATTGTTAATTGAGGACGTATTTACAGGTCGGCCTCGGATTAACCTAAAAAGAGAACAAAAGAATTTGGTCAGCCACAAAGACAAGAAAAACGATGAATTGACGTTTAATTGGTTCACGCAGCCAACTCATTATTTCACGTCATTAGCGTCGGATTGA
- the LOC143445626 gene encoding uncharacterized protein LOC143445626, translated as MFDERHPDRNKFEEVRTKSSGIYYVTLALCQSRDDELAKTVQARLLSAHDLVAAEARYHVPCRTRFENPAQYSTPGRPTSTEKMTLFNAACKKMEDDMDLYTVAEFHSMMQELGDDVYSLKMTQIKIKEKYGNSLRFVERNGKSKIILLDRVSGIIGEKWYEERDSNVSQETERIVKTAAKLIKDAIKNHEHESSTYPSVEDILGTENPHVPELLKVFMNELVMAPVKQVTLSQALFAATRTRSLMPLQFGLAIATDNHLSLKWLNTLLSRLGFAVSYDEVIRYKQNVVKHDSVEEVICPDGTAFLQFVADNTDHDICTIDGKNTHHGLGSIAIANGNFTMQQVGRNRIPREKKDK; from the exons ATGTTTGATGAACGGCACCCTGATCGAAATAAATTTGAAGAGGTGCGGACAAAATCGTCAGGAATATATTACGTAACACTTGCTTTATGCCAAAGTAGAGACGATGAACTTGCTAAAACTGTTCAAGCACGACTGCTTAGTGCACACGACCTGGTGGCTGCTGAAGCCAGATACCATGTACCATGCAGAACAAGGTTTGAAAATCCTGCACAGTATTCAACACCTGGTCGTCCAACATCCACTGAAAAAATGACATTGTTTAATGCTGCGTGTAAAAAAATGGAAGATGATATGGACTTGTACACCGTTGCAGAGTTTCATTCCATGATGCAGGAACTTGGGGATGATGTATATTCATTGAAGATGacccaaataaaaataaaagaaaagtatGGAAATTCATTGCGCTTCGTCGAAAGAAATGGCAAGAGTAAAATTATTCTCCTTGACAGAGTGAGTGGAATTATAGGTGAAAAATGGTATGAGGAAAGAGACAGCAATGTATCTCAGGAGACTGAGCGCATTGTTAAAACAGCAGCAAAACTCATAAAGGATGCCATAAAAAATCATGAACACGAAAGCAGTACGTATCCTTCAGTTGAAGATATTCTTGGCACAGAAAACCCCCATGTACCTGAATTGCTAAAAGTATTCATGAACGAATTGGTTATGGCCCCAGTTAAACAGGTAACATTATCACAAGCCTTATTTGCTGCAACCCGTACACGATCTTTAATGCCACTGCAATTTGGACTTGCTATAGCGACTGACAATCACCTCTCTTTAAAATGGTTGAACACTTTGCTGTCAAGGTTGGGATTTGCTGTGAGTTACGACGAG GTGATTCGATACAAGCAGAACGTTGTTAAGCATGATTCTGTGGAAGAGGTCATATGCCCAGATGGAACAGcatttttgcagtttgttgCAGACAACACAGACCATGATATTTGTACTATAGATGGCAAGAATACTCATCATGGACTTGGGTCTATCGCAATTGCTAATGGTAATTTCACCATGCAACAAGTTGGAAGGAATAGGATTCCTCGGGAAAAGAAAGACAAGTAG